TACAAAACGGACACACAGGGCGGCACCCTTGCGGCAGTGCATCCGGTTCGGCGATGAAAAGCAATGCGGGAAACAGGGCGCAGGCAGCCGGGGGCAACCGGCCGAAGCGGACGGCCTTGAGGACGACCTGTCCAGACAACCTATCCAAACAATCTGCCCAGACAACCTATCCAAACGACCGGACGCAACCGGGCAAACGGACTTACACTGACGACCGGACGCGGGTTGTCAACAGGACAATAGCGGACAGGCAAAACGACCGGACGGAGACAGGCACGGGCGGCCGACGCCAACCTGCGCGCCTCAATGCGCCCCCAACCGCCACACCGTGACCGAGGAGGCATTGTCGCGCTGGTGCAGCAGCGAAATCCGGCAGGGCACGAAATCCGAAGCCCGGCAGTTCCAGACGTCGACGAACTGCTGGGGATTGCGTTCGGCAAGCGGGAACCAGGTGCTTTGTACCTGCACCATGATGCGGTGTCCGGCACGGAACGTATGGGCGATGTCCGTCATCCGGAAAGGCACCCGCGCCGGGACACCGGGCGTAAACGCCTCGGGGCGCGAGAAACTGCGGCGGTAGCGGCCGCGCATGACGTCGCCCCGCACGAGCATCCGGTAGCCCGGCAGCGGATCGTCCTCGGGGAAAAGGTCGATCAGCTTGACCACGAAATCGGCATCGGTCGTCGAAAGCATCACCTCCAGGTCGGCATCGACCGGGCCGACGAAGGTCATATCCTCTTCGAGGGGCTCCGAAACGAACGTCAGTACGTCGGGCCGCCCGGACAGGAAACGCTGGTCGGCGACCATATACTCTTTGGGACGGCGCAGGCCGGAAGCCTCGTAGTAAGGCACGGGATCGGAAGGATCGGAGACATAGGTACTTGCGGATATTTTGGCCGTCGGGCGCCGGGTATCGAGGATACCGCCGTCGGCGAGGTACAACGTCAGTTTCCAGGCTCCGCGCGGCAGAGAGCGGCCGAAAGTATGCCAGCGGTTGTCCCCCGAGGAAAAGACCGCAGCGGCCGGCAGCGGAGCCGCTTCGTCCGTATTGCCTTCGCGGAGGTAGTGGTCGAAGAACGGCACCTCGAAATGCTCCATATAATATTCCCACGAGGCATCGTCGCCGAAATCGAACGCCCCGAGCGTCCGGCCGCCGTTACGCCACGCCCCGTGCGCCCACGGGCCCACGACCAGGTGACACGGTGTCGAAGGGCTCTGCCGGATCAGGGCCCGGTAGAGGTTCCACGCCCCGAAGCAGTCCTCGGCATCGAACGTCCCGCCGACGACGAGCACCGCGGGCCGGACATTGTAACAGGCACGGCGCAGGTCGCGTTCCTGCCACCACGCGTCGTAATCGGGATGCGCGGCCATCTCCTCCCAGAAGGGGTTGGGTTTCAGCAGAGCGGTAAGCTCCGCAAGCGTCGTATGCTCCAGGAAGAACGTCCGCTCGTCGGGCTGGGTCTGCCGGGACATGGAGGGCATTTTCGCGGCCGGAACACGTCCGGGAGGGGTATTCATGCCACTCAGGAAGCGGTAGGAGTCAGTGAGCATCAGCACCCCGTTGTGATGCACGTCGTCACCCATGAACCAATCGGTGACGGGAGCCTGCGGAGAGACGGCCTTCACGGCGGGATGGCCGCAAAGGCCGCCCATCATGGCGTAGAACCCCGGATAGGAACACCCGGCGAAACCCACCCGGCCGTTGTTGTGCGGGATGTGCCTGACCAGCCAGTCGACCGTGTCGTAGCTGTCGGTCGTCTCGTCGGTCTCACCGCTGCCGGCAGGCCGGACATGCTCGAAGTCGCCTTCGCTCATATAACGCCCCCGGACATCCTGCATGACGATGATATAGCCGCGGTCGACGTAGCTGCGCAGATAGCCCTTCCCGAACCCCTGCGGGAAACGTCCGGCGCCATAGGGCCCGCAGCCGTAAGGCGTGCGAAAAATGATGACGGGGGCTTTGCCGGGCGCCTTGGGCGTATAGACCGCCGTGTAGAGGGCTACGCTGTCGCGCATGGCGATGCGGTACTCGGCCTTGTCGTACAGTTCGGCGACGGGCTGCCCGGCACAGGCCGCAACTGCGGCGAGCAGGCCGGTCAACAGGAGCGCGAAAAATCCACGGATTTTCATGGCAGGAAGGTTAAGGTTCGTTTTCGAAAGTTACGCTTTTTTCCGCAAACGCCCAAAAGCCGGCACGAACGGGGACTACGGATCGGTGCTGCCCGATCCCTCTGACTCCCGGAAAGGGATGCGGCCGCTCCCGCACCGCGGAACTTGGCCGGGAAAGTTGCAATCCCGCAAAAATAAACGTACTTTTGCAGGCGGTCAATTCCGCAAAAACGATATGCTCAGAGCAGGACGCACCCAGAAACTCACCGTAAGCCGTGTTTCGGAATACGGATTATACCTCACCGACGAGGAGCAGAACGAGGTTCTGCTGCCCAACCGTTATATCTCCCTCGCCGACAAACCCGGCGACGTAAAGGAGGTTTTCGTCTACCACGATTCGGAAGACCGCCTCGTGGCGAC
This Alistipes onderdonkii DNA region includes the following protein-coding sequences:
- a CDS encoding CocE/NonD family hydrolase, producing the protein MKIRGFFALLLTGLLAAVAACAGQPVAELYDKAEYRIAMRDSVALYTAVYTPKAPGKAPVIIFRTPYGCGPYGAGRFPQGFGKGYLRSYVDRGYIIVMQDVRGRYMSEGDFEHVRPAGSGETDETTDSYDTVDWLVRHIPHNNGRVGFAGCSYPGFYAMMGGLCGHPAVKAVSPQAPVTDWFMGDDVHHNGVLMLTDSYRFLSGMNTPPGRVPAAKMPSMSRQTQPDERTFFLEHTTLAELTALLKPNPFWEEMAAHPDYDAWWQERDLRRACYNVRPAVLVVGGTFDAEDCFGAWNLYRALIRQSPSTPCHLVVGPWAHGAWRNGGRTLGAFDFGDDASWEYYMEHFEVPFFDHYLREGNTDEAAPLPAAAVFSSGDNRWHTFGRSLPRGAWKLTLYLADGGILDTRRPTAKISASTYVSDPSDPVPYYEASGLRRPKEYMVADQRFLSGRPDVLTFVSEPLEEDMTFVGPVDADLEVMLSTTDADFVVKLIDLFPEDDPLPGYRMLVRGDVMRGRYRRSFSRPEAFTPGVPARVPFRMTDIAHTFRAGHRIMVQVQSTWFPLAERNPQQFVDVWNCRASDFVPCRISLLHQRDNASSVTVWRLGAH